One Roseimaritima multifibrata DNA window includes the following coding sequences:
- a CDS encoding DnaB-like helicase C-terminal domain-containing protein: MTNDTKSASPLSRRLIRGSTAFDKIVNGIKQGKKDKLFDCGYALRGIEIGPGILTLIGAPPGRGKTALTMQATYEAVQREPGLHAVVASLEVTEETLIKRRIAKEIGVSFEAVRFNRLTDRQRSKIAGLSKFREMLDSIDFVPESACGLGDLKTLMTDRVKPGLLVLDYIQLFGSEMDDPKARAALTMATARRFCAEGWAVVAVSAFSRNQSISGRSRTKGASLESFRDSSAIEYSGAAAYALDEASNCKGVDPPPIRQMSLRCLKNRNGECRHINLWFNGPQLSFSRDEPDTDTVSANSSPSESQGGVF; encoded by the coding sequence ATGACAAATGACACGAAGTCAGCTAGCCCGCTGTCACGTAGGCTCATCCGCGGTTCGACTGCCTTCGACAAGATCGTCAACGGAATCAAGCAAGGCAAGAAAGACAAGCTGTTTGACTGCGGTTATGCACTACGCGGAATCGAGATTGGTCCTGGCATCCTGACCCTTATCGGGGCACCTCCAGGTCGAGGCAAAACTGCCTTGACGATGCAGGCGACCTACGAAGCGGTCCAGCGTGAACCCGGGTTACATGCGGTTGTCGCGTCACTAGAAGTGACAGAGGAAACCCTCATAAAACGCAGGATCGCGAAAGAAATCGGAGTATCGTTCGAGGCAGTCAGATTCAACAGGCTGACAGATCGTCAGCGAAGTAAGATCGCTGGGCTGAGCAAATTTCGCGAGATGTTGGACTCGATCGACTTCGTACCGGAGTCGGCTTGTGGGCTTGGCGATCTGAAGACGCTAATGACCGACAGAGTGAAACCGGGACTGTTGGTTCTTGACTACATCCAGCTATTCGGAAGCGAGATGGACGACCCCAAAGCAAGGGCCGCGTTGACCATGGCGACCGCACGTCGCTTCTGTGCGGAAGGCTGGGCCGTCGTGGCGGTGTCGGCATTCAGCCGGAATCAGAGCATCAGCGGACGTTCACGCACCAAAGGAGCCAGTCTTGAGTCCTTTCGCGATTCGTCTGCGATCGAATACTCGGGAGCCGCTGCCTACGCACTCGATGAAGCGTCGAACTGCAAAGGAGTCGACCCGCCGCCGATTCGGCAGATGAGTCTTCGGTGTTTGAAGAATCGCAATGGAGAATGCAGACACATCAACCTGTGGTTCAACGGGCCACAGCTGTCATTTTCTCGGGACGAACCAGACACTGACACAGTGTCAGCGAACAGCAGTCCGTCAGAGTCGCAAGGAGGTGTGTTTTGA